Proteins encoded in a region of the Methylosinus trichosporium OB3b genome:
- a CDS encoding radical SAM protein translates to MSRLISLFVELTLTLAPQRLLGLLAHPALHDALGRERLNAVGAWINNVFMLPWRQRRARLSPRDADMRAYLRTHFCARPFHTVETTHTGLAFVCCPVWLPKPIGALSGDPQALWNSAAAREIRESIVDGSFRHCDHRTCPLIASRALPPRASAQAQQMIAQHRSGAPAPSPKYVVLSHDKSCNLACPSCRSGLYLANKAQQARLDALMESAILPLLRHAEEVVITGSGDAFGSNHFRNVIKRITAGEYPGLKIHLHTNGQLLDARAWRDLSLEGHVGGVQISIDAARAATYAIVRRPGNFARLLENLAFVKTLRQRGAISHLHFSMVVQTANFREMPEFVRLAADHRADLVSFNMIRQRDVFSRDEFARAFIGSPDHPEHLEFLAVLTAPELKASIVDWGNMDAFTPAGRAREDGERLTA, encoded by the coding sequence TTGTCGCGATTGATTTCTCTGTTCGTCGAGCTGACGCTGACGCTCGCGCCGCAGCGTTTGCTCGGCCTCCTCGCTCACCCCGCCTTGCACGACGCGCTCGGGCGCGAGCGGCTCAATGCGGTCGGCGCCTGGATCAACAATGTCTTCATGCTGCCCTGGCGCCAGCGCCGCGCGCGCCTCTCGCCGCGCGACGCGGACATGCGCGCCTATCTTCGCACACATTTTTGCGCGCGACCCTTTCACACGGTCGAGACGACGCATACCGGCCTCGCCTTCGTCTGCTGTCCGGTCTGGCTGCCCAAGCCGATCGGCGCGCTCTCCGGCGATCCGCAAGCGCTGTGGAACAGCGCCGCGGCGCGCGAGATTCGCGAGTCGATCGTCGACGGCTCGTTTCGCCATTGCGATCACCGCACCTGTCCGCTGATCGCGAGCCGCGCTCTGCCGCCGCGCGCGTCGGCGCAAGCGCAGCAGATGATCGCGCAGCATCGCTCCGGCGCTCCCGCCCCCTCGCCCAAATATGTCGTTCTCAGCCACGACAAATCCTGCAATCTCGCTTGTCCGTCCTGCCGCTCGGGACTCTATCTCGCGAACAAGGCGCAGCAGGCGCGGCTCGACGCGCTGATGGAGAGCGCCATATTGCCGCTGCTGCGCCATGCCGAGGAGGTGGTGATCACCGGCTCCGGCGACGCCTTCGGCAGCAATCATTTCCGCAATGTCATCAAGCGCATCACCGCCGGCGAATATCCGGGGCTGAAGATTCATCTGCACACCAACGGCCAGCTCCTGGACGCGCGCGCCTGGCGCGACCTGTCGCTCGAGGGCCATGTCGGCGGCGTGCAGATCTCGATCGACGCGGCGCGCGCCGCGACCTACGCCATCGTGCGGCGGCCGGGCAATTTCGCACGGCTGCTCGAAAATCTCGCCTTCGTCAAAACATTGCGCCAGCGCGGCGCGATCTCGCATCTGCACTTCTCCATGGTGGTGCAGACGGCGAATTTCCGCGAGATGCCGGAATTCGTGCGTCTCGCCGCGGATCACCGCGCCGATCTCGTCTCCTTCAATATGATCCGCCAACGCGACGTGTTCAGCCGTGACGAATTCGCGCGCGCCTTCATCGGCTCGCCGGATCATCCGGAACATCTCGAGTTTCTTGCCGTGCTGACCGCGCCGGAGCTGAAGGCGAGCATCGTCGACTGGGGCAATATGGACGCGTTCACGCCTGCGGGACGCGCGCGCGAGGACGGCGAGCGCCTGACGGCGTGA
- the dinB gene encoding DNA polymerase IV produces MASQRKIIHIDMDAFYASVEQRDDPALRGRPVAVGSPRERGVVAAASYEARKFGVRSAMPSVTAQRRCPELIFVPPRFDVYREVSRGLRAIFLDYTPLVEPLSLDEAYLDVTENRKAMASATRIAEEIRARIKEETGLTASAGVSYNKFLAKLASDHRKPDGLFVVTPQMGPSFVADLAVGRFHGVGPATTKKMNALGIETGRDLRAQSLEFLQRNFGKSGAFYYGIARGVDERPVRPDRIRKSIGAEVTFARDLHAHEEARAALAPIVARVWSHCQRAATSGRTVTVKVKYADFRQITRRSTLAAPVAGAAELERSALALMHPLFPSPAGVRLLGVTLSSLCAAESSSDPQLALAV; encoded by the coding sequence ATGGCGTCGCAACGCAAGATCATCCATATCGACATGGACGCCTTCTACGCGTCGGTGGAGCAGCGTGACGATCCGGCGCTGCGCGGCCGTCCGGTCGCCGTCGGCTCGCCGCGCGAGCGCGGCGTCGTCGCCGCCGCGAGCTATGAGGCGCGCAAGTTCGGCGTGCGCTCGGCCATGCCTTCGGTCACGGCGCAGCGACGTTGTCCGGAGCTGATCTTCGTTCCGCCGCGCTTCGACGTCTATCGCGAGGTGTCGCGCGGGCTTCGTGCCATCTTCCTCGACTACACGCCGCTGGTCGAGCCGCTCTCGCTCGACGAGGCCTATCTCGACGTCACCGAGAATCGCAAGGCCATGGCTTCGGCGACGCGCATCGCCGAGGAGATCCGCGCGCGAATAAAGGAAGAAACGGGCCTCACCGCCTCGGCCGGCGTCTCCTACAATAAATTTCTGGCCAAGCTCGCCTCGGATCATCGCAAGCCCGACGGGCTCTTCGTCGTCACGCCGCAGATGGGGCCGTCCTTCGTCGCCGATCTCGCCGTCGGCCGCTTTCACGGGGTCGGGCCGGCGACGACAAAGAAGATGAACGCGCTCGGCATAGAGACGGGGCGCGATCTGCGCGCGCAGAGCCTCGAGTTTCTGCAGCGCAATTTCGGCAAATCCGGCGCGTTCTATTATGGAATCGCGCGCGGCGTCGACGAGCGGCCGGTGCGACCCGACCGCATCCGCAAATCCATCGGCGCCGAGGTCACTTTCGCGCGCGATCTCCACGCCCACGAGGAGGCTCGAGCGGCGCTCGCGCCGATCGTCGCGCGCGTCTGGAGCCATTGCCAGCGCGCCGCAACGAGTGGACGCACAGTGACGGTGAAGGTCAAATATGCGGACTTCCGCCAGATCACACGACGCAGCACTCTGGCGGCTCCCGTTGCCGGCGCGGCCGAGCTCGAGCGTTCGGCGCTCGCGCTGATGCACCCGCTGTTTCCCTCGCCCGCGGGCGTGCGACTGCTCGGCGTCACGCTCTCTTCGCTCTGCGCAGCGGAGTCGTCGAGCGATCCGCAGCTCGCGCTCGCGGTGTGA
- a CDS encoding sensor domain-containing diguanylate cyclase produces MREIMATFLGEQLDFIYFFYGLAFMLLGAVCMSGAGGGAREESWTALGLFGYSHGCLEWMELFALVVGDDRYFALLRFVFLTVSFLFLLEFARLEWARLGHGIDVTIYAPLIFPVALVALWSGLPAANVVARYLIAFIGASAAACAVARRAQNLSGDGRRFLRFAAVGFALYSVAAGLVVGPAPFFPANELNARSFVAVTGTPIQLWRGLLGCWIAFSVWSIRQNQLALELASRRYTDYLRKQFGWTIAAMAAILLGGWALTNYLGKIYNHSVVMEARGDLALLASRLGSETDALDAMARTLAGTPSVRAALQTKGPSTDEEATSALELHVDASGAEIGMIMNRSGAVVAAAGRRAGMAEARDYARRGSFTEALSGASARCFVFDRTRGVIEYAAGEPIRNAVGDVVGVAQLVRTLADVEIDLIGFEHAYYLVDPDGVVAMTNRPDNMLRPMWPLDATQAEAAERRFGALRGRPMLKREFVDDIWTSVNDERQYLRRSFARGGGWSLVLATPTRELFASRVLGIIVTLLATTMTLIYLVGKERRLHDGIQMDKRLHLQELARDLGQQAVTDPLTGLFNRLRIDQALASEMARAGRYGDPLSLVLFDVDFFKAINDAHGHQAGDRALVRLADAARALVRRSDLLARWGGEEFILLTPGSDGAMARNAAEKLRAAVERLSFEDIGKITCSFGVTQYVDGDTAETMVRRADRALYLAKLNGRNRVESVLESDASSNG; encoded by the coding sequence ATGCGGGAGATCATGGCGACCTTTCTCGGCGAGCAGCTCGACTTCATCTATTTCTTCTACGGCCTCGCTTTCATGCTGCTCGGCGCAGTCTGCATGAGCGGCGCGGGCGGCGGCGCGCGCGAGGAAAGCTGGACCGCTCTCGGCCTGTTCGGCTATTCGCATGGCTGCCTCGAATGGATGGAGCTGTTTGCGCTGGTCGTCGGCGACGACCGCTATTTCGCTCTGCTGCGCTTCGTCTTTCTCACCGTCTCCTTTCTGTTTCTGCTGGAGTTCGCGCGGCTCGAATGGGCGCGCCTCGGGCACGGGATCGACGTCACGATCTATGCGCCTCTGATATTCCCCGTCGCGCTCGTCGCCTTGTGGTCGGGCCTGCCGGCCGCGAATGTCGTCGCGCGCTATCTGATCGCCTTCATCGGCGCGAGCGCGGCCGCCTGCGCGGTGGCGCGTCGCGCGCAAAATCTGAGCGGAGACGGACGCCGATTTCTGAGGTTCGCAGCCGTCGGCTTCGCGCTCTATTCGGTCGCCGCGGGGCTGGTCGTCGGGCCGGCGCCGTTCTTTCCGGCCAATGAGCTCAACGCTCGATCCTTCGTGGCCGTGACGGGAACGCCGATCCAGCTCTGGCGCGGGCTCCTCGGCTGCTGGATCGCGTTCTCCGTCTGGTCGATCCGCCAGAACCAGCTCGCGCTCGAGCTCGCCTCGCGGCGCTACACCGATTATTTGCGCAAGCAGTTCGGCTGGACCATCGCGGCGATGGCCGCGATCCTGCTGGGCGGTTGGGCGCTCACCAACTACCTCGGCAAAATTTACAATCACAGCGTCGTCATGGAGGCGCGCGGCGATCTCGCTCTGCTCGCCAGCCGCTTGGGCAGCGAGACCGACGCGCTCGACGCTATGGCGAGAACGCTGGCGGGAACGCCGTCTGTGCGCGCAGCGCTGCAGACGAAGGGTCCATCGACAGATGAGGAGGCGACATCCGCGCTCGAGCTGCATGTCGACGCATCGGGCGCCGAGATCGGCATGATCATGAATCGCTCCGGCGCCGTCGTCGCTGCAGCCGGACGACGGGCGGGGATGGCGGAGGCCCGCGACTATGCGAGGCGCGGCTCCTTCACCGAGGCGCTGAGCGGCGCCTCGGCGCGCTGCTTCGTCTTCGACCGCACGCGCGGCGTGATCGAATATGCGGCCGGCGAGCCGATCCGCAATGCGGTCGGCGACGTCGTCGGCGTCGCGCAGCTGGTGCGAACGCTCGCCGATGTGGAGATCGATCTCATCGGCTTCGAACACGCCTATTATCTCGTCGATCCCGATGGGGTGGTGGCGATGACCAATCGTCCCGACAACATGCTCCGTCCGATGTGGCCGCTCGACGCGACGCAGGCCGAGGCTGCGGAGCGCCGCTTCGGCGCGCTGCGCGGCCGGCCCATGCTGAAGCGCGAGTTCGTGGACGACATATGGACCTCGGTCAATGACGAGCGCCAATATCTGCGGCGCAGCTTCGCGCGCGGCGGCGGCTGGTCGCTGGTGCTGGCGACGCCGACACGCGAATTATTCGCCTCGCGCGTGCTCGGCATCATCGTCACTTTGCTGGCGACGACGATGACCTTGATCTATCTCGTCGGCAAGGAGCGCCGGCTCCACGACGGCATTCAGATGGACAAGCGCCTGCATCTGCAGGAGCTCGCCCGCGACCTCGGCCAGCAGGCCGTGACCGATCCACTCACCGGCCTGTTCAACCGGCTGCGCATCGATCAGGCTCTCGCCAGCGAGATGGCGCGCGCTGGCCGCTATGGCGATCCGCTCTCGCTCGTGCTGTTCGACGTCGACTTCTTCAAGGCCATCAATGACGCGCATGGCCATCAGGCGGGCGACCGCGCGCTAGTGCGGCTCGCCGACGCCGCGCGCGCCTTGGTGCGCCGCTCCGATCTGCTGGCGCGCTGGGGCGGAGAGGAATTCATTCTGCTGACGCCCGGCTCCGACGGCGCCATGGCGCGCAACGCAGCGGAGAAGCTGCGCGCCGCGGTCGAGCGCCTCTCATTCGAGGACATCGGCAAAATCACCTGCAGCTTCGGCGTGACGCAATATGTCGACGGCGACACCGCCGAGACGATGGTCCGCCGAGCCGATCGCGCGCTCTATCTCGCCAAGCTCAACGGCCGCAATCGCGTCGAATCGGTGCTCGAGTCGGATGCGTCGTCGAACGGCTGA
- a CDS encoding Glu/Leu/Phe/Val family dehydrogenase — protein MSALFKSDAFAFVDEFGPEKIVYLSTPAAGLEAIVVIDNVAAGPAIGGVRMAPDVGVEECFRLARAMTLKNAACGLRHGGAKSVIFGDPAMPMDEKERVIRAFAKGIEPLTDYIPGPDMGLDETCMAFVHDEIGRAVGLPAELGGVPLDEIGATGFGVAIAAEVAAPRAGLSLSGARVVVEGFGAVGRHAARFLARRGAVLVGASDRRGAIYDARGLDIEALSLLRAKGMSVSAHSVGERLGSDALLRAPCDIFIPAARPDVLRADNVETLDCKLVVEGANIPATAEAERRLFERGIVAAPDFIANAGGVICAAVEYAGGDAAAAFAAIEEKIGHNMRRIVERADAAGVSLRDAATSLVEQRLRKMNATRRWHA, from the coding sequence ATGTCCGCGCTGTTCAAATCCGACGCCTTCGCCTTCGTCGACGAATTCGGGCCGGAGAAGATCGTTTATCTGAGCACGCCCGCCGCCGGCCTCGAGGCGATCGTCGTCATCGACAATGTCGCCGCCGGTCCCGCCATAGGCGGCGTGCGCATGGCTCCCGATGTCGGCGTCGAGGAGTGTTTTCGCCTCGCGCGCGCAATGACGCTGAAGAACGCGGCCTGCGGGCTACGCCACGGCGGCGCCAAATCAGTGATCTTCGGCGACCCCGCAATGCCCATGGACGAAAAGGAGCGGGTGATCCGCGCCTTCGCCAAGGGCATAGAGCCTCTCACCGATTATATTCCCGGTCCCGACATGGGATTGGACGAGACCTGCATGGCCTTCGTGCATGACGAGATCGGCCGCGCCGTCGGCCTTCCCGCCGAGCTCGGCGGCGTGCCGCTCGACGAGATCGGCGCGACGGGTTTCGGCGTCGCCATAGCGGCGGAGGTCGCGGCGCCGCGCGCCGGGCTCTCGCTTTCCGGGGCGCGCGTGGTCGTCGAAGGCTTCGGCGCCGTCGGTCGTCATGCGGCGCGCTTTCTCGCGCGGAGAGGCGCGGTCCTCGTCGGCGCCTCGGATCGACGCGGCGCGATCTATGATGCGCGCGGCCTCGACATAGAGGCGCTGTCGCTGTTGCGCGCCAAGGGCATGAGCGTTTCCGCGCATTCGGTCGGCGAAAGGCTCGGCTCCGACGCGCTGCTGCGCGCGCCTTGCGATATTTTCATTCCTGCGGCGCGGCCGGACGTGCTGCGCGCCGACAATGTCGAGACGCTCGACTGCAAGCTCGTCGTCGAAGGCGCCAATATTCCGGCGACGGCGGAGGCGGAGCGGCGGCTGTTCGAGCGCGGAATCGTCGCCGCGCCCGACTTCATCGCCAACGCCGGCGGCGTCATTTGCGCGGCGGTGGAATATGCCGGCGGCGACGCGGCTGCGGCTTTTGCGGCGATCGAGGAGAAGATCGGCCACAATATGCGCAGGATCGTCGAGCGCGCCGATGCGGCGGGCGTGTCGCTGCGCGACGCCGCGACATCGCTCGTCGAGCAGCGGCTGCGCAAGATGAACGCGACGCGCCGCTGGCACGCGTGA
- the pdhA gene encoding pyruvate dehydrogenase (acetyl-transferring) E1 component subunit alpha, which produces MVADVSIPIDPLRFLAPDGALCGAPPAEAIAPELALRLYHAMARTRAYDSKAVALQRTGKLGTFASALGQEAIGVGVGAAMREEDVLAPSYRDHGAQLLRGMSMTENLVYWGGDERGSDYAVPRRDFPICVPVGTQIAHAVGAAYAFKLRGEASVAVAIIGDGGTSTGDFYSALNMAGVFDVPLVVVVNNNQWAISTPCSLETAAPTIAHKAIAAGVAGLRVDGNDALAMHHVANRAIETARSGGGATLIEALSYRLGDHTTADDATRYRDPDVVRRAATQEPIARLRNYLTKRGLWNEEDEARLGRENAEEVERAVEAYLATPPQSFAAMFDHLFAQLPPSMRDQYEEARRFASDGARHG; this is translated from the coding sequence ATGGTTGCAGACGTCTCGATTCCGATCGACCCGCTTCGTTTCCTCGCGCCCGACGGCGCGCTCTGCGGCGCGCCCCCTGCGGAGGCGATCGCGCCCGAGCTCGCGCTGCGGCTCTATCACGCCATGGCGCGCACGCGCGCCTATGACAGCAAGGCCGTCGCTCTGCAACGCACGGGCAAGCTCGGCACTTTCGCCTCGGCGCTCGGCCAGGAGGCGATCGGCGTCGGCGTCGGCGCGGCGATGCGCGAGGAGGATGTGCTCGCGCCCTCCTATCGCGACCATGGCGCGCAGCTTCTGCGCGGCATGAGCATGACGGAAAATCTCGTCTATTGGGGAGGCGACGAGCGCGGCAGCGATTACGCCGTTCCGCGCCGGGATTTTCCGATCTGCGTTCCCGTCGGCACACAGATCGCGCATGCGGTCGGCGCCGCCTACGCCTTCAAGCTGCGCGGCGAAGCGAGCGTCGCGGTCGCCATCATCGGCGACGGCGGCACCTCGACCGGCGATTTCTATTCGGCCTTGAACATGGCCGGCGTCTTCGATGTTCCGCTCGTCGTCGTCGTGAACAATAATCAATGGGCGATATCGACGCCCTGCAGCCTGGAGACCGCTGCGCCGACGATCGCGCACAAGGCGATCGCCGCCGGAGTCGCTGGATTGCGCGTCGACGGCAATGACGCGCTCGCCATGCATCATGTCGCAAATCGCGCGATCGAGACCGCGCGCAGCGGCGGCGGGGCGACGCTGATCGAAGCGCTGAGCTATCGGCTCGGCGACCATACGACGGCCGATGACGCGACGCGCTATCGCGATCCCGATGTCGTGCGGCGCGCCGCGACGCAGGAGCCGATCGCGCGGCTGCGCAATTATCTGACCAAGCGTGGCCTCTGGAACGAAGAGGATGAAGCCAGGCTCGGGCGCGAAAACGCCGAGGAGGTGGAGCGCGCGGTCGAAGCCTATCTGGCGACGCCGCCGCAGAGCTTTGCGGCCATGTTCGATCATCTGTTCGCGCAGCTTCCGCCGTCGATGCGCGATCAATATGAGGAAGCGCGGCGCTTCGCCTCCGACGGAGCGCGTCATGGCTGA
- a CDS encoding glucan biosynthesis protein: MTDISRRRLIGAMAAASAQATLLGRAVAQTAPNGQAPHFGFEDVVRRARDLAGAPFEAAPPQLPEQLDRLDFDSWRDIRFKPERALFANIPGSFRLHTFHLGFLHKRPVTVNTIRDGIPTPIPYSPALFDYGRNKFDKPLPINVGFAGFRLHYPLNDPHIYDEAISFLGASYFRFLGRGQKYGLSARALCIGCGDNSEIFPFFREFWIETPQAGSNRAVIYALLDSEAATGAFRFELSAGQESTIDVQATLFARRANVKFGLAPLTSMYLTGENDRRMRDGFRGELHDSDGLLVHDESKEWLWRPLGNPPLARMTTFADPNIRGFGLMQRDRDFDSYQDIELAYETRPSYFVEPQTPFGEGAIELLELPTPDETNDNIVVSFVGSAAPEIGKPFSYAYRITSLLDLERLSPNGRAVNTFATTARALGSSEPVTPGAQRFIVDFAEGELSYFVNDPSQVEAVVTTSKGSVIRSSVAANPHIDGLRAMFDVVTKPGETADLRAFLKAGPRTLTETWTYPWTAP; encoded by the coding sequence ATGACCGACATCTCCCGCCGCCGTCTCATCGGCGCGATGGCCGCAGCGAGCGCGCAGGCGACGCTGCTCGGACGCGCCGTCGCGCAGACGGCTCCAAATGGCCAGGCCCCTCATTTCGGCTTCGAAGATGTGGTCCGCCGCGCGCGCGACCTCGCCGGCGCGCCCTTCGAGGCGGCGCCGCCGCAGCTGCCCGAGCAGCTCGACCGTCTCGACTTCGACTCCTGGCGGGACATACGCTTCAAGCCCGAGCGGGCGCTGTTCGCCAATATTCCCGGCTCGTTCCGGCTGCATACGTTCCACCTCGGCTTTCTCCACAAGCGCCCGGTCACGGTGAACACGATCCGCGACGGCATTCCGACGCCGATCCCCTATTCGCCGGCGCTGTTCGACTATGGCCGCAACAAATTCGACAAGCCGCTGCCGATCAATGTCGGCTTCGCCGGCTTTCGCCTGCATTATCCGCTCAACGATCCGCATATCTACGACGAGGCGATCTCCTTCCTCGGCGCGAGCTATTTCCGCTTTCTCGGCCGCGGCCAGAAATATGGGCTCTCGGCGCGCGCGCTCTGCATCGGCTGCGGCGACAATTCGGAGATTTTTCCGTTCTTCCGCGAGTTCTGGATCGAGACCCCGCAGGCGGGAAGCAATCGCGCCGTCATTTACGCGCTGCTCGACAGCGAGGCGGCGACCGGCGCCTTCCGCTTCGAGCTCTCGGCCGGCCAGGAGAGCACGATCGACGTGCAGGCGACGCTGTTCGCGCGCCGCGCCAATGTCAAATTCGGGCTCGCGCCGCTCACCTCGATGTATCTGACGGGCGAGAACGACCGCCGCATGCGCGACGGCTTTCGCGGCGAGCTGCATGATTCGGATGGATTGCTCGTCCATGACGAATCGAAGGAATGGCTGTGGCGCCCGCTCGGCAATCCGCCGCTGGCGCGCATGACGACTTTCGCCGATCCGAATATTCGCGGCTTCGGCCTGATGCAGCGCGACCGCGACTTCGATTCCTATCAGGACATAGAGCTCGCCTATGAGACGCGGCCGAGCTATTTCGTCGAGCCGCAAACGCCGTTCGGCGAGGGCGCGATCGAGCTGCTGGAGCTGCCGACGCCAGACGAGACCAATGACAATATCGTCGTCTCCTTCGTCGGAAGCGCCGCGCCGGAAATCGGCAAGCCGTTCTCCTACGCCTATCGCATCACCTCGCTGCTCGATCTCGAGCGCCTGTCGCCGAATGGGCGCGCCGTCAACACATTCGCGACGACGGCGCGGGCGCTCGGCTCGTCCGAGCCCGTGACGCCCGGCGCGCAGCGGTTCATCGTCGATTTCGCCGAGGGCGAGCTCTCCTATTTCGTCAATGATCCGTCGCAGGTCGAGGCTGTCGTCACCACCTCGAAAGGCTCGGTGATCCGCTCGAGCGTCGCCGCCAATCCGCATATCGACGGGCTGCGCGCCATGTTCGACGTGGTGACGAAGCCGGGCGAGACCGCCGATCTGCGCGCGTTTCTCAAGGCCGGCCCGCGGACGCTGACCGAGACCTGGACCTATCCCTGGACGGCGCCCTGA
- a CDS encoding alpha-ketoacid dehydrogenase subunit beta has protein sequence MAELTLVEAVNRALAHELEHDSAVLLLGEDIGVNGGVFRATLGLQQRFGCERVIDTPLAEAAIAGAAIGMAAMGLKPVVEIQFSGFLYPAMDQLINHASRLRHRTRGRLTCPMVLRAPNGGGIHAPEHHSESPEAMLAHVPGLRVVIPSSPSRAYGLLLAAIRDPDPVVFLEPTRLYRLFKQEVADDGEALPLDACFISREGRDATLVAWGGMLHEALAAADRLAEDGIDCEVIDVATLKPLDGETILRSVEKTGRCVIVQEAARTSGFGAEIAALLAERALYFLLAPVKRVTGYDVVIPLARLEHQYLPSVDRIAAAVRETMEASA, from the coding sequence ATGGCTGAGCTCACACTCGTCGAAGCCGTCAATCGCGCGCTCGCGCATGAGCTCGAGCATGACTCCGCCGTGCTGCTGCTCGGCGAGGATATCGGCGTCAATGGCGGCGTGTTCCGCGCGACGCTCGGATTGCAGCAGCGCTTCGGATGCGAGCGCGTCATCGACACGCCGCTCGCCGAAGCGGCCATCGCCGGCGCGGCGATAGGCATGGCGGCGATGGGCTTGAAGCCCGTCGTCGAGATTCAATTCAGCGGCTTCCTCTATCCGGCGATGGATCAGCTGATCAATCACGCTTCACGCCTGCGCCATCGCACGCGCGGACGCCTCACCTGCCCCATGGTGCTGCGCGCGCCCAATGGCGGCGGCATTCATGCGCCCGAGCATCATTCGGAAAGTCCCGAGGCGATGCTCGCGCATGTGCCGGGGCTGCGCGTCGTCATCCCCTCCTCTCCGTCACGCGCTTATGGTCTGCTGCTGGCGGCGATACGCGATCCCGATCCGGTCGTCTTCCTCGAGCCGACGCGGCTCTATCGTCTGTTCAAGCAGGAGGTCGCCGACGACGGCGAGGCGCTGCCGCTCGACGCCTGCTTCATCTCGCGCGAAGGGCGCGACGCGACGCTCGTCGCCTGGGGCGGCATGCTTCACGAGGCGCTCGCCGCCGCGGATCGACTCGCCGAAGATGGAATCGATTGCGAGGTCATCGACGTCGCGACATTGAAGCCGCTCGACGGCGAAACCATTCTGCGCTCGGTGGAGAAGACCGGCCGCTGCGTCATCGTGCAGGAGGCGGCGCGCACCAGCGGCTTCGGCGCCGAGATCGCCGCGCTGCTGGCCGAGCGCGCGCTCTATTTTCTGCTCGCGCCGGTGAAGCGTGTGACCGGCTATGACGTCGTCATTCCGCTGGCGCGGCTCGAGCACCAATATTTGCCGAGCGTCGACCGCATCGCCGCCGCGGTCCGCGAGACGATGGAGGCGTCCGCATGA
- a CDS encoding dihydrolipoamide acetyltransferase family protein yields MNIFRLPDLGEGLQEAELVQWHVAPGQEVAADQPLVSVETAKAVVEIPSPQAGRIEKLFAEAGEIVRIGGPLIGFVGARDESADKGTVVGAMETSGRVLQEGAAGVDHGVAGVRATPAVRALARRLEVDLGIVTPSGPDGVITASDVQRVARILSETEPAEPLRGFRRAMAQNMALAQAEVAAATVVDDADIEDWAQGTDTTLRLIRALVCGCRAEPALNAWFESHALARRVLKRVDLGIAVDSGEGGLFVPVLRNVAERDPADLRDGLNRMRADIESRAIPPEELRGATITLSNFGMIAGRYAAPVVLPPTVAILGAGRVRRAAVPDGERIVARRLLPLSLTFDHRVVTGGEAARFLRAVIDDLALAA; encoded by the coding sequence ATGAACATCTTTCGTCTTCCCGATCTCGGCGAAGGATTGCAGGAGGCCGAGCTCGTCCAATGGCATGTCGCCCCGGGCCAGGAGGTCGCGGCCGATCAGCCGCTCGTCTCGGTCGAAACGGCGAAGGCGGTCGTGGAGATTCCGTCGCCGCAGGCGGGACGAATTGAAAAGCTGTTCGCCGAGGCGGGCGAGATCGTGCGCATCGGCGGGCCGCTGATCGGCTTCGTCGGCGCGCGCGACGAGAGCGCCGACAAGGGCACTGTGGTCGGCGCGATGGAAACCAGCGGGCGCGTGCTGCAGGAGGGCGCCGCCGGCGTCGATCATGGCGTCGCCGGCGTGCGCGCGACGCCCGCGGTGCGCGCGCTGGCGCGGCGTCTCGAGGTCGATCTCGGCATCGTCACGCCGTCGGGGCCCGACGGCGTCATCACCGCGAGCGATGTGCAGCGCGTCGCGCGAATCTTGTCCGAGACCGAGCCGGCCGAGCCGCTGCGCGGCTTTCGCCGCGCCATGGCGCAGAACATGGCGCTGGCGCAAGCGGAGGTCGCAGCCGCGACGGTCGTCGACGACGCGGATATCGAGGACTGGGCGCAGGGAACGGATACGACACTGCGGCTCATCCGCGCGCTCGTGTGCGGCTGCCGCGCAGAGCCCGCGCTCAACGCCTGGTTCGAATCGCATGCGCTGGCGCGGCGCGTGCTGAAGCGCGTCGATCTCGGCATCGCCGTCGATTCGGGTGAAGGGGGACTGTTCGTGCCGGTGCTGCGCAATGTCGCCGAGCGCGATCCGGCCGATCTGCGCGACGGGCTGAACCGCATGCGCGCCGATATCGAATCGCGCGCCATTCCGCCGGAGGAATTGCGCGGCGCGACCATCACCCTCTCCAATTTCGGCATGATCGCGGGGCGCTACGCCGCCCCGGTGGTGCTGCCGCCGACGGTGGCGATCCTCGGCGCCGGCCGCGTGCGCCGCGCCGCCGTGCCCGATGGCGAACGCATCGTCGCGCGGCGGCTGCTTCCGCTGAGCCTCACCTTCGACCATCGCGTGGTCACCGGCGGCGAAGCGGCGCGGTTTCTGCGCGCTGTGATCGACGATCTGGCGCTGGCGGCGTGA